The following proteins are encoded in a genomic region of Ailuropoda melanoleuca isolate Jingjing chromosome 10, ASM200744v2, whole genome shotgun sequence:
- the RASA4B gene encoding ras GTPase-activating protein 4B isoform X2 — protein sequence MAKRSSLSIRIVEGKNLPAKDISGSSDPYCIVKVDNEPIIRTATVWKTLCPFWGEEYQVHLPPTFHAVAFYVMDEDALSRDDVIGKVCLTRDTLAAHPKGFSGWAHLTEVDPDEEVQGEIHLRLEVVARPRGRRLRCSVLEARDLAPKDRNGASDPFVRVRYNGRTQETSIVKKSCYPRWNETFEFELEEGTAEALCVEAWDWDLVSRNDFLGKVVFNVQSLWAAQQEEGWFRLQPDQSKIRRGEGSLGSLQLEVRLRDETVLPSGCYQPLVQLLCREVKLGTQGPGQLIPLIEETTSTECRQDVATNLLKLFLGQGLAKDFLDLLFQLELGRTSEANTLFRSNSLASKSMESFLKVAGMRYLHGVLGPIIDRVFEEKKCSGLHRPQTEAEVLEQSAQTLRSHLGALLSSLSRSVRACPAVVRATFRQLFRRVRERFPSAQHENVPFIAVTSFLCLRFFSPAIMAPKLFHLRERHADARTSRTLLLLAKAVQNVGNMDTPASRAKEAWMEPLQPTVRQGVAQLKDFITKLVDIEEKEELDLQRALSLQVPLVKEGPLFIHRTKGKGPLMSSFKKLHFSLTTEALSFAKTPNSKKSALIKLANIRAAEKVAEKSFGSSHVMQVIYEDDAGKPQTVYLQCKCVNELNQWLSALRKVSISNPGLLGSYHPGIFRGDKWSCCHQKDKSDLGCDKTRSRVTLQEWNDPLDHDLEAQLIYQHLLGVEAALREKHRELSAGTEAGSVPTGPGEAAEDALAQLLRVLRDLQEAHRSSPANSPPSEPNRLLALQT from the exons GACAGCTACTGTGTGGAAGACGCTGTGCCCATTCTGGGGCGAGGAGTATCAGGTGCACCTGCCGCCCACCTTCCACGCGGTGGCCTTCTACGTCATGGATGAGGATGCCCTCAG CCGGGACGACGTTATCGGGAAGGTCTGCCTTACCAGGGATACCCTGGCTGCTCACCCTAAGG GTTTCAGCGGCTGGGCCCACCTGACGGAGGTCGACCCTGACGAGGAGGTGCAGGGCGAGATCCACCTGCGCCTGGAGGTGGTGGCGCGGCCGCGGGGCCGCCGGCTGCGCTGCTCTGTGCTGGAGGCCAG GGACCTTGCCCCCAAGGACCGGAATGGTGCGTCTGACCCCTTTGTCCGAGTGCGCTACAATGGCCGGACGCAGGAGACCTcg ATCGTGAAGAAATCATGCTACCCACGCTGGAATGAGACGTTTGAGTTTGAGCTGGAAGAAGGGACCGCAGAGGCGCTGTGTGTGGAAGCCTGGGACTGGGACCTTGTCAGCCGGAATGACTTCTTGGGCAAA GTGGTGTTCAATGTCCAGAGTCTGTGGGCGGCCCAGCAGGAGGAGGGCTGGTTCCGGCTACAGCCCGACCAGTCCAAGATTCGGCGAGGAGA GGGCAGCCTGGGCTCCTTGCAGCTGGAGGTGCGGCTGCGGGACGAGACGGTATTGCCCTCCGGCTGCTACCAGCCcctggtgcagctgctgtgccGTGAGGTGAAGCTGGGCACCCAG GGCCCAGGGCAGCTGATACCACTTATTGAGGAGACAACGAGCACCGAGTGCCGCCAGGATGTGGCCACCAACCTGCTCAAGCTCTTCCTGGGGCAGGGACTGGCCAAAGACTTTCTGGACCTGCTCTTCCAGCTGGAGCTGGGTCGTACCA GTGAGGCTAACACCCTGTTCCGGAGCAACTCTCTGGCTTCAAAGTCCATGGAGTCTTTTCTGAAG GTGGCTGGTATGCGGTATCTGCACGGCGTCCTGGGCCCCATCATTGACAGGGTGTTTGAGGAAAAGAA GTGCTCCGGGCTGCACCGCCCACAGACCGAGGCCGAAGTGCTGGAGCAGAGCGCGCAGACGCTGCGCTCCCACCTGGGGGCGCTGCTGAGCTCTCTCAGTCGCTCCGTTCGCGCATGCCCCGCCGTGGTCCGCGCTACCTTTCGGCAGCTTTTCCGGCGCGTGCGGGAGCGCTTCCCCAGCGCCCAGCACGAG AATGTGCCGTTCATCGCCGTCACCAGCTTCCTGTGCCTGCGCTTCTTCTCTCCCGCCATCATGGCGCCCAAGCTCTTCCACCTGCGGGAGCGGCACGCGGACGCGCGCACCAGCCGCACCCTGCTCCTGCTGGCCAAG GCGGTCCAGAATGTGGGCAACATGGACACGCCGGCTTCCAGAGCCAAGGAGGCTTGGATGGAGCCGCTGCAGCCCACCGTGCGCCAGGGCGTGGCTCAGCTGAAGGACTTCATCACCAAGCTGGTGGACATCGAAGAGAAGGAGG AGCTGGACCTGCAGCGGGCGCTGAGCTTGCAGGTGCCACTGGTGAAAGAGGGGCCGCTCTTCATCCACAGGACCAAGGGCAAGGGCCCCCTCATGTCCTCCTTCAAGAAACTCCACTTTTCCCTCACCACCGAGGCCCTGAGCTTCGCCAAAACGCCCAACTCTAAG AAAAGTGCCCTCATCAAGCTAGCCAACATCCGGGCAGCAGAGAAGGTGGCGGAGAAGAGCTTCGGCAGCTCTCACGTCATGCAGGTCATCTACGAGGACGACGCGGGCAAGCCCCAGACCGTGTACCTGCAGTGCAAG tgTGTGAACGAGCTAAACCAGTGGCTGTCTGCGCTCCGGAAAGTGAGCATCAGCAACCCCGGCCTGCTGGGCTCCTATCACCCTGGCATCTTCCGTGGGGACAAGTGGAGCTGCTGCCACCAGAAGGACAAGTCAG aTCTGGGCTGCGACAAGACCCGGTCACGGGTGACCCTCCAGGAGTGGAATGACCCTCTGGATCACGACCTGGAGGCCCAGCTAATCTACCAGCACCTGCTGGGCGTGGAGGCCGCACTGAG GGAGAAGCACCGGGAGCTGAGTGCAGGCACAgaggcaggctctgtgcccacGGGCCCAGGGGAAG CCGCTGAGGACGCACTGGCCCAGCTGCTCCGGGTACTGCGGGACCTCCAGGAGGCCCACAGATCCAGCCCAGCCAACTCACCGCCCTCGGAGCCCAACCGCCTGCTGGCTCTGCAGACGTGA
- the RASA4B gene encoding ras GTPase-activating protein 4B isoform X5, producing the protein MAKRSSLSIRIVEGKNLPAKDISGSSDPYCIVKVDNEPIIRTATVWKTLCPFWGEEYQVHLPPTFHAVAFYVMDEDALSRDDVIGKVCLTRDTLAAHPKGFSGWAHLTEVDPDEEVQGEIHLRLEVVARPRGRRLRCSVLEARDLAPKDRNGASDPFVRVRYNGRTQETSIVKKSCYPRWNETFEFELEEGTAEALCVEAWDWDLVSRNDFLGKGPGQLIPLIEETTSTECRQDVATNLLKLFLGQGLAKDFLDLLFQLELGRTSEANTLFRSNSLASKSMESFLKVAGMRYLHGVLGPIIDRVFEEKKYVELDPSKVEVKDVGCSGLHRPQTEAEVLEQSAQTLRSHLGALLSSLSRSVRACPAVVRATFRQLFRRVRERFPSAQHENVPFIAVTSFLCLRFFSPAIMAPKLFHLRERHADARTSRTLLLLAKAVQNVGNMDTPASRAKEAWMEPLQPTVRQGVAQLKDFITKLVDIEEKEELDLQRALSLQVPLVKEGPLFIHRTKGKGPLMSSFKKLHFSLTTEALSFAKTPNSKKSALIKLANIRAAEKVAEKSFGSSHVMQVIYEDDAGKPQTVYLQCKCVNELNQWLSALRKVSISNPGLLGSYHPGIFRGDKWSCCHQKDKSDLGCDKTRSRVTLQEWNDPLDHDLEAQLIYQHLLGVEAALREKHRELSAGTEAGSVPTGPGEAAEDALAQLLRVLRDLQEAHRSSPANSPPSEPNRLLALQT; encoded by the exons GACAGCTACTGTGTGGAAGACGCTGTGCCCATTCTGGGGCGAGGAGTATCAGGTGCACCTGCCGCCCACCTTCCACGCGGTGGCCTTCTACGTCATGGATGAGGATGCCCTCAG CCGGGACGACGTTATCGGGAAGGTCTGCCTTACCAGGGATACCCTGGCTGCTCACCCTAAGG GTTTCAGCGGCTGGGCCCACCTGACGGAGGTCGACCCTGACGAGGAGGTGCAGGGCGAGATCCACCTGCGCCTGGAGGTGGTGGCGCGGCCGCGGGGCCGCCGGCTGCGCTGCTCTGTGCTGGAGGCCAG GGACCTTGCCCCCAAGGACCGGAATGGTGCGTCTGACCCCTTTGTCCGAGTGCGCTACAATGGCCGGACGCAGGAGACCTcg ATCGTGAAGAAATCATGCTACCCACGCTGGAATGAGACGTTTGAGTTTGAGCTGGAAGAAGGGACCGCAGAGGCGCTGTGTGTGGAAGCCTGGGACTGGGACCTTGTCAGCCGGAATGACTTCTTGGGCAAA GGCCCAGGGCAGCTGATACCACTTATTGAGGAGACAACGAGCACCGAGTGCCGCCAGGATGTGGCCACCAACCTGCTCAAGCTCTTCCTGGGGCAGGGACTGGCCAAAGACTTTCTGGACCTGCTCTTCCAGCTGGAGCTGGGTCGTACCA GTGAGGCTAACACCCTGTTCCGGAGCAACTCTCTGGCTTCAAAGTCCATGGAGTCTTTTCTGAAG GTGGCTGGTATGCGGTATCTGCACGGCGTCCTGGGCCCCATCATTGACAGGGTGTTTGAGGAAAAGAAGTACGTGGAGCTGGACCCCAGCAAAGTGGAGGTCAAGGATGTAGG GTGCTCCGGGCTGCACCGCCCACAGACCGAGGCCGAAGTGCTGGAGCAGAGCGCGCAGACGCTGCGCTCCCACCTGGGGGCGCTGCTGAGCTCTCTCAGTCGCTCCGTTCGCGCATGCCCCGCCGTGGTCCGCGCTACCTTTCGGCAGCTTTTCCGGCGCGTGCGGGAGCGCTTCCCCAGCGCCCAGCACGAG AATGTGCCGTTCATCGCCGTCACCAGCTTCCTGTGCCTGCGCTTCTTCTCTCCCGCCATCATGGCGCCCAAGCTCTTCCACCTGCGGGAGCGGCACGCGGACGCGCGCACCAGCCGCACCCTGCTCCTGCTGGCCAAG GCGGTCCAGAATGTGGGCAACATGGACACGCCGGCTTCCAGAGCCAAGGAGGCTTGGATGGAGCCGCTGCAGCCCACCGTGCGCCAGGGCGTGGCTCAGCTGAAGGACTTCATCACCAAGCTGGTGGACATCGAAGAGAAGGAGG AGCTGGACCTGCAGCGGGCGCTGAGCTTGCAGGTGCCACTGGTGAAAGAGGGGCCGCTCTTCATCCACAGGACCAAGGGCAAGGGCCCCCTCATGTCCTCCTTCAAGAAACTCCACTTTTCCCTCACCACCGAGGCCCTGAGCTTCGCCAAAACGCCCAACTCTAAG AAAAGTGCCCTCATCAAGCTAGCCAACATCCGGGCAGCAGAGAAGGTGGCGGAGAAGAGCTTCGGCAGCTCTCACGTCATGCAGGTCATCTACGAGGACGACGCGGGCAAGCCCCAGACCGTGTACCTGCAGTGCAAG tgTGTGAACGAGCTAAACCAGTGGCTGTCTGCGCTCCGGAAAGTGAGCATCAGCAACCCCGGCCTGCTGGGCTCCTATCACCCTGGCATCTTCCGTGGGGACAAGTGGAGCTGCTGCCACCAGAAGGACAAGTCAG aTCTGGGCTGCGACAAGACCCGGTCACGGGTGACCCTCCAGGAGTGGAATGACCCTCTGGATCACGACCTGGAGGCCCAGCTAATCTACCAGCACCTGCTGGGCGTGGAGGCCGCACTGAG GGAGAAGCACCGGGAGCTGAGTGCAGGCACAgaggcaggctctgtgcccacGGGCCCAGGGGAAG CCGCTGAGGACGCACTGGCCCAGCTGCTCCGGGTACTGCGGGACCTCCAGGAGGCCCACAGATCCAGCCCAGCCAACTCACCGCCCTCGGAGCCCAACCGCCTGCTGGCTCTGCAGACGTGA
- the RASA4B gene encoding ras GTPase-activating protein 4B isoform X3, protein MAKRSSLSIRIVEGKNLPAKDISGSSDPYCIVKVDNEPIIRTATVWKTLCPFWGEEYQVHLPPTFHAVAFYVMDEDALSRDDVIGKVCLTRDTLAAHPKGFSGWAHLTEVDPDEEVQGEIHLRLEVVARPRGRRLRCSVLEARDLAPKDRNGASDPFVRVRYNGRTQETSIVKKSCYPRWNETFEFELEEGTAEALCVEAWDWDLVSRNDFLGKVVFNVQSLWAAQQEEGWFRLQPDQSKIRRGEGSLGSLQLEVRLRDETVLPSGCYQPLVQLLCREVKLGTQGPGQLIPLIEETTSTECRQDVATNLLKLFLGQGLAKDFLDLLFQLELGRTSEANTLFRSNSLASKSMESFLKVAGMRYLHGVLGPIIDRVFEEKKYVELDPSKVEVKDVGCSGLHRPQTEAEVLEQSAQTLRSHLGALLSSLSRSVRACPAVVRATFRQLFRRVRERFPSAQHENVPFIAVTSFLCLRFFSPAIMAPKLFHLRERHADARTSRTLLLLAKAVQNVGNMDTPASRAKEAWMEPLQPTVRQGVAQLKDFITKLVDIEEKEELDLQRALSLQVPLVKEGPLFIHRTKGKGPLMSSFKKLHFSLTTEALSFAKTPNSKVIYEDDAGKPQTVYLQCKCVNELNQWLSALRKVSISNPGLLGSYHPGIFRGDKWSCCHQKDKSDLGCDKTRSRVTLQEWNDPLDHDLEAQLIYQHLLGVEAALREKHRELSAGTEAGSVPTGPGEAAEDALAQLLRVLRDLQEAHRSSPANSPPSEPNRLLALQT, encoded by the exons GACAGCTACTGTGTGGAAGACGCTGTGCCCATTCTGGGGCGAGGAGTATCAGGTGCACCTGCCGCCCACCTTCCACGCGGTGGCCTTCTACGTCATGGATGAGGATGCCCTCAG CCGGGACGACGTTATCGGGAAGGTCTGCCTTACCAGGGATACCCTGGCTGCTCACCCTAAGG GTTTCAGCGGCTGGGCCCACCTGACGGAGGTCGACCCTGACGAGGAGGTGCAGGGCGAGATCCACCTGCGCCTGGAGGTGGTGGCGCGGCCGCGGGGCCGCCGGCTGCGCTGCTCTGTGCTGGAGGCCAG GGACCTTGCCCCCAAGGACCGGAATGGTGCGTCTGACCCCTTTGTCCGAGTGCGCTACAATGGCCGGACGCAGGAGACCTcg ATCGTGAAGAAATCATGCTACCCACGCTGGAATGAGACGTTTGAGTTTGAGCTGGAAGAAGGGACCGCAGAGGCGCTGTGTGTGGAAGCCTGGGACTGGGACCTTGTCAGCCGGAATGACTTCTTGGGCAAA GTGGTGTTCAATGTCCAGAGTCTGTGGGCGGCCCAGCAGGAGGAGGGCTGGTTCCGGCTACAGCCCGACCAGTCCAAGATTCGGCGAGGAGA GGGCAGCCTGGGCTCCTTGCAGCTGGAGGTGCGGCTGCGGGACGAGACGGTATTGCCCTCCGGCTGCTACCAGCCcctggtgcagctgctgtgccGTGAGGTGAAGCTGGGCACCCAG GGCCCAGGGCAGCTGATACCACTTATTGAGGAGACAACGAGCACCGAGTGCCGCCAGGATGTGGCCACCAACCTGCTCAAGCTCTTCCTGGGGCAGGGACTGGCCAAAGACTTTCTGGACCTGCTCTTCCAGCTGGAGCTGGGTCGTACCA GTGAGGCTAACACCCTGTTCCGGAGCAACTCTCTGGCTTCAAAGTCCATGGAGTCTTTTCTGAAG GTGGCTGGTATGCGGTATCTGCACGGCGTCCTGGGCCCCATCATTGACAGGGTGTTTGAGGAAAAGAAGTACGTGGAGCTGGACCCCAGCAAAGTGGAGGTCAAGGATGTAGG GTGCTCCGGGCTGCACCGCCCACAGACCGAGGCCGAAGTGCTGGAGCAGAGCGCGCAGACGCTGCGCTCCCACCTGGGGGCGCTGCTGAGCTCTCTCAGTCGCTCCGTTCGCGCATGCCCCGCCGTGGTCCGCGCTACCTTTCGGCAGCTTTTCCGGCGCGTGCGGGAGCGCTTCCCCAGCGCCCAGCACGAG AATGTGCCGTTCATCGCCGTCACCAGCTTCCTGTGCCTGCGCTTCTTCTCTCCCGCCATCATGGCGCCCAAGCTCTTCCACCTGCGGGAGCGGCACGCGGACGCGCGCACCAGCCGCACCCTGCTCCTGCTGGCCAAG GCGGTCCAGAATGTGGGCAACATGGACACGCCGGCTTCCAGAGCCAAGGAGGCTTGGATGGAGCCGCTGCAGCCCACCGTGCGCCAGGGCGTGGCTCAGCTGAAGGACTTCATCACCAAGCTGGTGGACATCGAAGAGAAGGAGG AGCTGGACCTGCAGCGGGCGCTGAGCTTGCAGGTGCCACTGGTGAAAGAGGGGCCGCTCTTCATCCACAGGACCAAGGGCAAGGGCCCCCTCATGTCCTCCTTCAAGAAACTCCACTTTTCCCTCACCACCGAGGCCCTGAGCTTCGCCAAAACGCCCAACTCTAAG GTCATCTACGAGGACGACGCGGGCAAGCCCCAGACCGTGTACCTGCAGTGCAAG tgTGTGAACGAGCTAAACCAGTGGCTGTCTGCGCTCCGGAAAGTGAGCATCAGCAACCCCGGCCTGCTGGGCTCCTATCACCCTGGCATCTTCCGTGGGGACAAGTGGAGCTGCTGCCACCAGAAGGACAAGTCAG aTCTGGGCTGCGACAAGACCCGGTCACGGGTGACCCTCCAGGAGTGGAATGACCCTCTGGATCACGACCTGGAGGCCCAGCTAATCTACCAGCACCTGCTGGGCGTGGAGGCCGCACTGAG GGAGAAGCACCGGGAGCTGAGTGCAGGCACAgaggcaggctctgtgcccacGGGCCCAGGGGAAG CCGCTGAGGACGCACTGGCCCAGCTGCTCCGGGTACTGCGGGACCTCCAGGAGGCCCACAGATCCAGCCCAGCCAACTCACCGCCCTCGGAGCCCAACCGCCTGCTGGCTCTGCAGACGTGA
- the RASA4B gene encoding ras GTPase-activating protein 4B isoform X1: MAKRSSLSIRIVEGKNLPAKDISGSSDPYCIVKVDNEPIIRTATVWKTLCPFWGEEYQVHLPPTFHAVAFYVMDEDALSRDDVIGKVCLTRDTLAAHPKGFSGWAHLTEVDPDEEVQGEIHLRLEVVARPRGRRLRCSVLEARDLAPKDRNGASDPFVRVRYNGRTQETSIVKKSCYPRWNETFEFELEEGTAEALCVEAWDWDLVSRNDFLGKVVFNVQSLWAAQQEEGWFRLQPDQSKIRRGEGSLGSLQLEVRLRDETVLPSGCYQPLVQLLCREVKLGTQGPGQLIPLIEETTSTECRQDVATNLLKLFLGQGLAKDFLDLLFQLELGRTSEANTLFRSNSLASKSMESFLKVAGMRYLHGVLGPIIDRVFEEKKYVELDPSKVEVKDVGCSGLHRPQTEAEVLEQSAQTLRSHLGALLSSLSRSVRACPAVVRATFRQLFRRVRERFPSAQHENVPFIAVTSFLCLRFFSPAIMAPKLFHLRERHADARTSRTLLLLAKAVQNVGNMDTPASRAKEAWMEPLQPTVRQGVAQLKDFITKLVDIEEKEELDLQRALSLQVPLVKEGPLFIHRTKGKGPLMSSFKKLHFSLTTEALSFAKTPNSKKSALIKLANIRAAEKVAEKSFGSSHVMQVIYEDDAGKPQTVYLQCKCVNELNQWLSALRKVSISNPGLLGSYHPGIFRGDKWSCCHQKDKSDLGCDKTRSRVTLQEWNDPLDHDLEAQLIYQHLLGVEAALREKHRELSAGTEAGSVPTGPGEAAEDALAQLLRVLRDLQEAHRSSPANSPPSEPNRLLALQT, translated from the exons GACAGCTACTGTGTGGAAGACGCTGTGCCCATTCTGGGGCGAGGAGTATCAGGTGCACCTGCCGCCCACCTTCCACGCGGTGGCCTTCTACGTCATGGATGAGGATGCCCTCAG CCGGGACGACGTTATCGGGAAGGTCTGCCTTACCAGGGATACCCTGGCTGCTCACCCTAAGG GTTTCAGCGGCTGGGCCCACCTGACGGAGGTCGACCCTGACGAGGAGGTGCAGGGCGAGATCCACCTGCGCCTGGAGGTGGTGGCGCGGCCGCGGGGCCGCCGGCTGCGCTGCTCTGTGCTGGAGGCCAG GGACCTTGCCCCCAAGGACCGGAATGGTGCGTCTGACCCCTTTGTCCGAGTGCGCTACAATGGCCGGACGCAGGAGACCTcg ATCGTGAAGAAATCATGCTACCCACGCTGGAATGAGACGTTTGAGTTTGAGCTGGAAGAAGGGACCGCAGAGGCGCTGTGTGTGGAAGCCTGGGACTGGGACCTTGTCAGCCGGAATGACTTCTTGGGCAAA GTGGTGTTCAATGTCCAGAGTCTGTGGGCGGCCCAGCAGGAGGAGGGCTGGTTCCGGCTACAGCCCGACCAGTCCAAGATTCGGCGAGGAGA GGGCAGCCTGGGCTCCTTGCAGCTGGAGGTGCGGCTGCGGGACGAGACGGTATTGCCCTCCGGCTGCTACCAGCCcctggtgcagctgctgtgccGTGAGGTGAAGCTGGGCACCCAG GGCCCAGGGCAGCTGATACCACTTATTGAGGAGACAACGAGCACCGAGTGCCGCCAGGATGTGGCCACCAACCTGCTCAAGCTCTTCCTGGGGCAGGGACTGGCCAAAGACTTTCTGGACCTGCTCTTCCAGCTGGAGCTGGGTCGTACCA GTGAGGCTAACACCCTGTTCCGGAGCAACTCTCTGGCTTCAAAGTCCATGGAGTCTTTTCTGAAG GTGGCTGGTATGCGGTATCTGCACGGCGTCCTGGGCCCCATCATTGACAGGGTGTTTGAGGAAAAGAAGTACGTGGAGCTGGACCCCAGCAAAGTGGAGGTCAAGGATGTAGG GTGCTCCGGGCTGCACCGCCCACAGACCGAGGCCGAAGTGCTGGAGCAGAGCGCGCAGACGCTGCGCTCCCACCTGGGGGCGCTGCTGAGCTCTCTCAGTCGCTCCGTTCGCGCATGCCCCGCCGTGGTCCGCGCTACCTTTCGGCAGCTTTTCCGGCGCGTGCGGGAGCGCTTCCCCAGCGCCCAGCACGAG AATGTGCCGTTCATCGCCGTCACCAGCTTCCTGTGCCTGCGCTTCTTCTCTCCCGCCATCATGGCGCCCAAGCTCTTCCACCTGCGGGAGCGGCACGCGGACGCGCGCACCAGCCGCACCCTGCTCCTGCTGGCCAAG GCGGTCCAGAATGTGGGCAACATGGACACGCCGGCTTCCAGAGCCAAGGAGGCTTGGATGGAGCCGCTGCAGCCCACCGTGCGCCAGGGCGTGGCTCAGCTGAAGGACTTCATCACCAAGCTGGTGGACATCGAAGAGAAGGAGG AGCTGGACCTGCAGCGGGCGCTGAGCTTGCAGGTGCCACTGGTGAAAGAGGGGCCGCTCTTCATCCACAGGACCAAGGGCAAGGGCCCCCTCATGTCCTCCTTCAAGAAACTCCACTTTTCCCTCACCACCGAGGCCCTGAGCTTCGCCAAAACGCCCAACTCTAAG AAAAGTGCCCTCATCAAGCTAGCCAACATCCGGGCAGCAGAGAAGGTGGCGGAGAAGAGCTTCGGCAGCTCTCACGTCATGCAGGTCATCTACGAGGACGACGCGGGCAAGCCCCAGACCGTGTACCTGCAGTGCAAG tgTGTGAACGAGCTAAACCAGTGGCTGTCTGCGCTCCGGAAAGTGAGCATCAGCAACCCCGGCCTGCTGGGCTCCTATCACCCTGGCATCTTCCGTGGGGACAAGTGGAGCTGCTGCCACCAGAAGGACAAGTCAG aTCTGGGCTGCGACAAGACCCGGTCACGGGTGACCCTCCAGGAGTGGAATGACCCTCTGGATCACGACCTGGAGGCCCAGCTAATCTACCAGCACCTGCTGGGCGTGGAGGCCGCACTGAG GGAGAAGCACCGGGAGCTGAGTGCAGGCACAgaggcaggctctgtgcccacGGGCCCAGGGGAAG CCGCTGAGGACGCACTGGCCCAGCTGCTCCGGGTACTGCGGGACCTCCAGGAGGCCCACAGATCCAGCCCAGCCAACTCACCGCCCTCGGAGCCCAACCGCCTGCTGGCTCTGCAGACGTGA
- the RASA4B gene encoding ras GTPase-activating protein 4B isoform X8, producing MAKRSSLSIRIVEGKNLPAKDISGSSDPYCIVKVDNEPIIRTATVWKTLCPFWGEEYQVHLPPTFHAVAFYVMDEDALSRDDVIGKVCLTRDTLAAHPKGFSGWAHLTEVDPDEEVQGEIHLRLEVVARPRGRRLRCSVLEARDLAPKDRNGASDPFVRVRYNGRTQETSIVKKSCYPRWNETFEFELEEGTAEALCVEAWDWDLVSRNDFLGKVVFNVQSLWAAQQEEGWFRLQPDQSKIRRGEGSLGSLQLEVRLRDETVLPSGCYQPLVQLLCREVKLGTQGPGQLIPLIEETTSTECRQDVATNLLKLFLGQGLAKDFLDLLFQLELGRTSEANTLFRSNSLASKSMESFLKVAGMRYLHGVLGPIIDRVFEEKKYVELDPSKVEVKDVGCSGLHRPQTEAEVLEQSAQTLRSHLGALLSSLSRSVRACPAVVRATFRQLFRRVRERFPSAQHENVPFIAVTSFLCLRFFSPAIMAPKLFHLRERHADARTSRTLLLLAKAVQNVGNMDTPASRAKEAWMEPLQPTVRQGVAQLKDFITKLVDIEEKEELDLQRALSLQVPLVKEGPLFIHRTKGKGPLMSSFKKLHFSLTTEALSFAKTPNSKKSALIKLANIRAAEKVAEKSFGSSHVMQVIYEDDAGKPQTVYLQCKCVNELNQWLSALRKVSISNPGLLGSYHPGIFRGDKWSCCHQKDKSGRSTGS from the exons GACAGCTACTGTGTGGAAGACGCTGTGCCCATTCTGGGGCGAGGAGTATCAGGTGCACCTGCCGCCCACCTTCCACGCGGTGGCCTTCTACGTCATGGATGAGGATGCCCTCAG CCGGGACGACGTTATCGGGAAGGTCTGCCTTACCAGGGATACCCTGGCTGCTCACCCTAAGG GTTTCAGCGGCTGGGCCCACCTGACGGAGGTCGACCCTGACGAGGAGGTGCAGGGCGAGATCCACCTGCGCCTGGAGGTGGTGGCGCGGCCGCGGGGCCGCCGGCTGCGCTGCTCTGTGCTGGAGGCCAG GGACCTTGCCCCCAAGGACCGGAATGGTGCGTCTGACCCCTTTGTCCGAGTGCGCTACAATGGCCGGACGCAGGAGACCTcg ATCGTGAAGAAATCATGCTACCCACGCTGGAATGAGACGTTTGAGTTTGAGCTGGAAGAAGGGACCGCAGAGGCGCTGTGTGTGGAAGCCTGGGACTGGGACCTTGTCAGCCGGAATGACTTCTTGGGCAAA GTGGTGTTCAATGTCCAGAGTCTGTGGGCGGCCCAGCAGGAGGAGGGCTGGTTCCGGCTACAGCCCGACCAGTCCAAGATTCGGCGAGGAGA GGGCAGCCTGGGCTCCTTGCAGCTGGAGGTGCGGCTGCGGGACGAGACGGTATTGCCCTCCGGCTGCTACCAGCCcctggtgcagctgctgtgccGTGAGGTGAAGCTGGGCACCCAG GGCCCAGGGCAGCTGATACCACTTATTGAGGAGACAACGAGCACCGAGTGCCGCCAGGATGTGGCCACCAACCTGCTCAAGCTCTTCCTGGGGCAGGGACTGGCCAAAGACTTTCTGGACCTGCTCTTCCAGCTGGAGCTGGGTCGTACCA GTGAGGCTAACACCCTGTTCCGGAGCAACTCTCTGGCTTCAAAGTCCATGGAGTCTTTTCTGAAG GTGGCTGGTATGCGGTATCTGCACGGCGTCCTGGGCCCCATCATTGACAGGGTGTTTGAGGAAAAGAAGTACGTGGAGCTGGACCCCAGCAAAGTGGAGGTCAAGGATGTAGG GTGCTCCGGGCTGCACCGCCCACAGACCGAGGCCGAAGTGCTGGAGCAGAGCGCGCAGACGCTGCGCTCCCACCTGGGGGCGCTGCTGAGCTCTCTCAGTCGCTCCGTTCGCGCATGCCCCGCCGTGGTCCGCGCTACCTTTCGGCAGCTTTTCCGGCGCGTGCGGGAGCGCTTCCCCAGCGCCCAGCACGAG AATGTGCCGTTCATCGCCGTCACCAGCTTCCTGTGCCTGCGCTTCTTCTCTCCCGCCATCATGGCGCCCAAGCTCTTCCACCTGCGGGAGCGGCACGCGGACGCGCGCACCAGCCGCACCCTGCTCCTGCTGGCCAAG GCGGTCCAGAATGTGGGCAACATGGACACGCCGGCTTCCAGAGCCAAGGAGGCTTGGATGGAGCCGCTGCAGCCCACCGTGCGCCAGGGCGTGGCTCAGCTGAAGGACTTCATCACCAAGCTGGTGGACATCGAAGAGAAGGAGG AGCTGGACCTGCAGCGGGCGCTGAGCTTGCAGGTGCCACTGGTGAAAGAGGGGCCGCTCTTCATCCACAGGACCAAGGGCAAGGGCCCCCTCATGTCCTCCTTCAAGAAACTCCACTTTTCCCTCACCACCGAGGCCCTGAGCTTCGCCAAAACGCCCAACTCTAAG AAAAGTGCCCTCATCAAGCTAGCCAACATCCGGGCAGCAGAGAAGGTGGCGGAGAAGAGCTTCGGCAGCTCTCACGTCATGCAGGTCATCTACGAGGACGACGCGGGCAAGCCCCAGACCGTGTACCTGCAGTGCAAG tgTGTGAACGAGCTAAACCAGTGGCTGTCTGCGCTCCGGAAAGTGAGCATCAGCAACCCCGGCCTGCTGGGCTCCTATCACCCTGGCATCTTCCGTGGGGACAAGTGGAGCTGCTGCCACCAGAAGGACAAGTCAG GGAGAAGCACCGGGAGCTGA